A window of the Vibrio ostreae genome harbors these coding sequences:
- a CDS encoding ogr/Delta-like zinc finger family protein, producing the protein MRVLCPECGEKARIQKSNRLTNSVADLYCACGDPECGHTFVMNLSYSHTLSPSAKTTSQIAFNLVKALPPEQRQQLKHQLSML; encoded by the coding sequence ATGAGAGTGTTGTGTCCAGAGTGCGGCGAGAAGGCCCGTATACAGAAATCAAACCGTTTAACCAACAGTGTTGCAGACCTGTATTGTGCATGCGGTGATCCAGAATGTGGGCACACGTTTGTAATGAATCTTTCGTACAGCCACACTCTAAGCCCATCCGCGAAGACAACCAGCCAAATTGCATTTAACCTGGTGAAAGCTTTGCCGCCGGAACAGCGGCAACAGCTTAAACACCAGCTCAGTATGCTATAA
- a CDS encoding rolling circle replication-associated protein → MNQSDLLYIGGVVMPLDRIVKNSASYNAGFLGSKIYTDQEQALLDSGLVKNVPLYDRVLNRKSKRELDVLERTEKYRALNSRSQHDREAASRRDEGLRLVKGRKSPTEDYRERRERQNRKLMALGKSLRPESEISGPDAHWNHDLLYESTERSKPVVLNQNGRLAQGETGKTPISMYLMHRSWNQTFKFQAITETPSSSAPEANTGERYTDRLKPRAVSRIFEAGAYTAACHGGFTTFLTLTFTKAQRLALFGGMLDAEECRTMGANHPIVYKRNMVTTRAKRGEKKVWDPVTEIGGEYWTIPSKDTPKVKVMNRDGVIAGPYCDIKNKPEQAFTMEKTLETTIGKELSRFLDGAKKMYQRGWVAEHTVRTDPESGARYCDLQKCKVPMHAQPSDQGPTNLPADFHYIWVAECPANEFGEPNPHVHVLLRWNVPKHLFSAWSARLEKIWGHGFAKLERIRKPKAAGSYIIKAVGYAAKGANADQGLIRGNRYNIAKCSRAPDWEVLTSFDADNMTAIIRELGHKLDMWKKPIQRQIRKLSAAKAQTIKAKSIAKQKCAPEEHQNKLYQRIIRLEKQAEKLNQTLKSRGVHVSAYNRFCITFEGEQAKKKVDSFMLWAAGARGWPMTCRDIDMSDIKHEADSRYEDNFSAFLDNRCYWKAVAGDYSAREEPTEGEIAYWKSMEEQYALDVGYSMRMWNDQLWTQHVCKA, encoded by the coding sequence ATGAATCAATCTGATCTTCTCTATATCGGTGGGGTAGTGATGCCCCTCGACAGAATCGTGAAAAATTCAGCCAGCTATAATGCTGGTTTTTTAGGTTCCAAAATTTACACCGACCAGGAACAGGCATTGCTTGATAGTGGTTTGGTTAAAAATGTACCGCTTTACGACCGGGTTTTGAACCGGAAATCGAAACGCGAACTGGATGTTTTAGAGCGCACTGAAAAGTATCGCGCTCTGAATTCTCGCTCCCAACACGACCGCGAAGCGGCGTCCCGCAGGGACGAAGGACTTAGGCTAGTCAAAGGGCGCAAAAGTCCGACAGAAGATTATCGCGAGAGACGAGAGCGCCAAAACCGCAAGCTGATGGCTCTGGGCAAGTCACTGCGCCCTGAATCTGAAATCTCTGGCCCGGATGCACATTGGAATCACGACCTGCTGTATGAGTCGACAGAGCGTTCTAAACCGGTAGTCCTCAACCAGAATGGCAGGCTTGCGCAGGGTGAAACCGGTAAAACACCGATTTCGATGTACTTGATGCACCGTTCCTGGAACCAAACTTTCAAGTTTCAGGCGATAACGGAAACACCATCCAGCTCTGCTCCGGAAGCGAACACCGGCGAAAGATATACTGACAGGCTGAAGCCTCGCGCTGTCAGTCGTATATTTGAAGCCGGCGCTTATACCGCGGCCTGCCATGGCGGGTTCACGACATTTCTGACACTGACGTTCACCAAGGCTCAACGCCTCGCATTATTCGGAGGTATGCTCGATGCGGAAGAGTGCCGGACGATGGGCGCCAACCATCCGATTGTCTACAAGCGGAACATGGTTACTACCAGGGCGAAGCGCGGTGAGAAGAAGGTTTGGGATCCGGTCACTGAAATTGGTGGCGAGTATTGGACCATTCCGTCAAAGGACACTCCGAAGGTCAAAGTGATGAACAGGGATGGAGTGATTGCAGGCCCGTATTGCGACATCAAGAACAAACCGGAGCAAGCCTTCACGATGGAGAAAACGCTCGAAACGACGATTGGTAAAGAGCTTTCCCGGTTTCTCGATGGCGCCAAGAAAATGTATCAACGGGGCTGGGTGGCTGAGCACACAGTCAGAACGGATCCGGAAAGCGGCGCCAGGTACTGCGATTTACAAAAGTGCAAAGTGCCGATGCATGCGCAGCCAAGCGATCAGGGCCCAACCAATCTGCCGGCCGATTTCCATTACATCTGGGTGGCGGAGTGCCCGGCCAATGAGTTCGGTGAGCCGAACCCACATGTTCACGTGTTGCTGCGATGGAATGTACCCAAGCATCTGTTTAGTGCCTGGTCTGCTCGTCTAGAAAAAATTTGGGGCCATGGGTTCGCTAAGCTGGAGCGTATTCGCAAACCTAAAGCTGCAGGCTCATACATCATCAAAGCCGTGGGTTATGCCGCCAAAGGTGCTAACGCAGATCAGGGGCTGATAAGGGGTAACCGGTACAACATCGCCAAGTGTTCACGCGCGCCAGATTGGGAGGTGTTGACCTCGTTCGATGCCGATAACATGACAGCCATTATCAGAGAATTGGGCCATAAGCTTGATATGTGGAAGAAGCCAATACAGCGCCAAATTCGCAAGCTCAGTGCTGCCAAGGCTCAAACTATCAAAGCGAAGTCCATCGCCAAACAGAAGTGCGCACCAGAGGAACATCAGAACAAGCTGTACCAACGGATTATCCGGTTAGAAAAACAGGCAGAGAAGCTTAACCAGACTCTGAAAAGCCGGGGCGTTCACGTCAGTGCTTACAATCGGTTTTGTATCACGTTCGAAGGGGAGCAAGCCAAAAAGAAGGTGGATTCATTTATGCTTTGGGCAGCTGGCGCCCGTGGGTGGCCAATGACCTGCCGTGATATAGATATGAGTGACATCAAACACGAGGCAGATTCGCGTTACGAGGATAACTTCAGCGCCTTCCTGGATAACCGGTGCTATTGGAAAGCCGTCGCCGGGGACTATTCCGCGCGAGAGGAACCAACCGAGGGTGAGATCGCTTACTGGAAAAGTATGGAAGAGCAATACGCCCTGGATGTGGGATACTCGATGCGGATGTGGAACGATCAGTTATGGACCCAACACGTGTGCAAAGCTTAA
- a CDS encoding phage terminase small subunit, with amino-acid sequence MVSPLQRQRMKLLAQPSKAAAAITAANTDSLHLQLIEFEQDKLTLKGMVQIAEKVNHKRDVLIPKYKPMAETYLEAGESYQNPIFTDLIVWLFDTGELGTAIEWLFKAIELDLPTPENFKRSSWAVVCADFVLQWAETQMANGQSVEPYFSQVFEKIDQEWKLPEQLEAKWYKFAGYGLLLNEKGEPQPSQLGNIERLEKAKALLITAHDKHNKIGVKTKIDQIDMRIRAIQEGKL; translated from the coding sequence ATGGTCAGTCCACTACAACGCCAGCGTATGAAGCTGCTGGCACAACCCTCTAAAGCGGCTGCAGCGATCACCGCCGCCAATACAGACAGTTTGCACCTGCAGCTCATCGAGTTCGAGCAGGACAAACTCACGCTGAAAGGCATGGTGCAAATCGCGGAGAAGGTAAACCACAAGCGTGACGTGCTCATTCCGAAGTACAAGCCGATGGCTGAAACGTACCTGGAAGCCGGCGAAAGTTACCAGAACCCGATTTTCACCGATCTGATTGTCTGGCTGTTTGATACCGGTGAGCTAGGTACCGCGATTGAGTGGTTGTTCAAAGCGATTGAGCTGGACTTACCGACCCCGGAAAACTTCAAGCGTTCCAGCTGGGCGGTCGTGTGTGCCGACTTTGTGCTGCAGTGGGCTGAAACCCAAATGGCCAACGGCCAGTCGGTGGAGCCGTACTTCTCGCAAGTGTTCGAGAAAATCGACCAGGAGTGGAAGCTGCCGGAGCAGCTGGAAGCCAAATGGTACAAGTTTGCCGGCTACGGGTTACTGCTCAACGAAAAAGGTGAACCCCAACCCAGCCAACTGGGCAATATCGAGCGACTCGAAAAGGCCAAAGCCTTGCTGATTACTGCCCACGACAAACACAACAAAATCGGCGTCAAAACCAAGATTGACCAGATTGATATGCGCATCCGCGCCATTCAGGAAGGCAAGTTGTAA
- a CDS encoding phage tail protein translates to MSESAYVKTKLEHLTDYIVSHLNSNVLDNKIEAWQERAAIVVDGEDRGNGGHIAAYWRYEAVISVEEFPHQQLDPRNLFALVACWLSDYDTERDIHELSDPEISVDVINHETADVLVEIEMMEPIEMIPDEQGLITWRGVKYRVQAVPIDTAKEYELSHAD, encoded by the coding sequence ATGAGTGAATCGGCGTACGTCAAAACCAAGCTGGAGCACCTGACGGACTACATCGTCAGTCACCTCAACAGCAATGTGCTCGACAACAAAATCGAAGCCTGGCAGGAGCGGGCCGCGATTGTGGTCGATGGCGAGGACCGGGGCAACGGCGGGCACATTGCGGCGTACTGGCGCTATGAAGCGGTGATTTCGGTTGAGGAGTTTCCGCATCAGCAACTAGACCCGCGCAATCTGTTTGCGTTAGTCGCTTGCTGGCTCTCGGACTACGACACCGAGCGAGACATTCACGAACTGAGTGACCCGGAAATCAGTGTCGATGTCATCAATCATGAAACGGCCGACGTGCTGGTCGAAATTGAAATGATGGAACCGATTGAAATGATCCCGGATGAGCAAGGGCTCATTACCTGGCGCGGGGTGAAATATCGGGTGCAGGCTGTGCCTATCGACACAGCGAAAGAATACGAGCTGAGTCATGCAGATTGA
- a CDS encoding DUF2586 domain-containing protein, with translation MATGKVQVNNLNLGQGGIPEIERHLLYIGRTDKAELQGVVTRVNNMTDLDDVVADDALGANVIAAQLNGKQNWTAAIFGLSADDTWQEAVDIANRTDSFEGICLCDEVNTSAEFGEMQAKATELTSKLGRWVFFLAACPGIDAESQTWSVYETAMLNLVKDVAANLVTPVPQLNGNNVGVLGGRLCDRSVTVADSPMRVATGEVLGLGGMPVDSNDKPLEMSTVATLADARYSLPQWYADLEGVYWSDATTLEAKGGDYQYLEYVRPVHKLNRRVRIKAIRRIADRILNSTPPSIELNRTYFRKDMRDMSKGMEIGGITFPGEIMVPRDSDVTIEWITKTKVQIGLMVRPHNCPKEIAVNIALDLSNPADSEA, from the coding sequence ATGGCAACCGGAAAGGTACAGGTTAACAACCTCAATTTAGGGCAAGGCGGGATCCCGGAAATCGAACGCCACCTGCTTTACATCGGGCGCACCGATAAGGCCGAACTGCAAGGTGTGGTGACGCGCGTGAACAACATGACCGATTTAGACGACGTAGTGGCGGACGACGCACTCGGTGCGAACGTCATCGCGGCGCAACTGAACGGCAAACAGAACTGGACTGCCGCTATTTTTGGCCTGAGTGCGGATGACACCTGGCAGGAAGCGGTGGACATCGCCAATCGCACCGATTCCTTTGAAGGCATTTGCCTCTGCGACGAAGTGAACACGTCTGCCGAGTTTGGCGAGATGCAGGCCAAAGCCACCGAGCTGACCAGCAAGTTGGGCCGCTGGGTGTTCTTCCTGGCGGCATGCCCGGGTATCGATGCAGAGAGCCAAACCTGGTCAGTGTATGAAACGGCCATGCTGAACCTGGTGAAAGATGTGGCGGCGAACCTGGTGACGCCGGTCCCGCAACTGAACGGGAATAACGTGGGTGTGCTGGGTGGCCGCTTGTGTGACCGCAGCGTGACCGTGGCAGACAGCCCGATGCGTGTTGCGACCGGTGAAGTGCTGGGGCTGGGTGGCATGCCGGTCGACAGCAACGATAAACCGCTGGAAATGAGCACTGTGGCTACGCTGGCCGATGCCCGTTATTCGCTGCCGCAATGGTATGCCGATTTGGAAGGGGTGTACTGGAGCGATGCGACCACGCTGGAAGCCAAAGGCGGCGATTACCAATACCTGGAATACGTTCGCCCGGTACACAAGCTGAATCGCCGCGTTCGTATCAAAGCCATTCGCCGCATCGCTGATCGAATCCTCAATTCGACTCCGCCCAGCATTGAACTGAACCGCACCTATTTCCGCAAAGACATGCGCGACATGTCGAAAGGAATGGAGATCGGCGGCATTACGTTCCCGGGTGAGATCATGGTTCCGCGCGACAGTGATGTGACCATTGAATGGATCACCAAAACCAAAGTGCAGATCGGGTTGATGGTTCGCCCGCATAACTGCCCGAAAGAAATCGCGGTGAACATCGCACTCGATCTCTCTAACCCTGCAGACTCGGAGGCGTAA
- a CDS encoding head completion/stabilization protein: protein MSFGGKVNSADSTAIPGEGWPDLSTDEFRALRRIPHTFANESMVAAVTIAAGNIQQRLDSLRVDDEPPQWGAGKTMIYKRAVYGRAHAELLKEFATQDRRKEGESVATDEPEQEDRFLSQSNKDVRALLGRSANGIASI, encoded by the coding sequence ATGAGTTTTGGCGGCAAGGTCAACAGCGCAGACAGCACCGCCATTCCCGGAGAGGGATGGCCGGATTTATCGACGGATGAGTTTCGCGCTCTGCGCCGCATTCCTCACACCTTTGCGAATGAATCCATGGTCGCTGCAGTGACTATTGCGGCGGGCAATATCCAGCAGCGACTCGATAGCCTGCGGGTTGATGATGAGCCGCCCCAATGGGGCGCGGGCAAAACCATGATTTATAAGCGGGCGGTGTATGGCCGCGCTCATGCTGAATTGCTCAAAGAGTTCGCCACTCAGGACCGTCGCAAAGAGGGCGAAAGTGTGGCGACCGATGAGCCGGAGCAGGAAGACCGCTTTCTGAGCCAGAGCAACAAAGATGTGCGGGCTTTACTGGGCCGCAGTGCGAATGGGATTGCATCGATATGA
- a CDS encoding GPO family capsid scaffolding protein encodes MPKTSDWVIVATEGNTVDGRKIDKSWINDMAELYSKDEYPALIWPEHFRNQWAPFEGKNWGIVEALKAEEKDGKLRLFAKLTPNHYLIEANKDGQKLFTSIEPNPDYKSEGRCYLTGLAVTDSPASTGTTQLKFSRRQGEETVIETDALEEIDFSTCFTRSERFFSLCKGFFLSGDQPEHTPDSQPEDEEPMNQEQFSQMMGAINNIGTKQGELEEKFNTLSTQQTPAADPEGDDTPEGKTSGEQTSGLTPEQFSQLTDKLDGIATKQGELENKFNQLSNTGPDGQGPEDTGASNKMEVF; translated from the coding sequence ATGCCGAAAACCAGTGATTGGGTCATCGTCGCCACCGAAGGCAATACCGTAGACGGTCGAAAAATCGATAAGTCTTGGATTAACGACATGGCCGAACTGTATTCCAAAGATGAGTACCCCGCTTTGATTTGGCCGGAGCATTTCCGCAATCAATGGGCACCCTTCGAGGGTAAAAACTGGGGCATTGTTGAAGCACTGAAAGCCGAAGAGAAAGACGGGAAACTGCGTCTGTTTGCCAAGCTGACGCCCAATCATTACCTGATTGAAGCGAACAAAGATGGACAGAAGCTGTTTACCTCCATTGAGCCTAACCCGGATTACAAAAGCGAAGGGCGTTGCTATTTAACAGGCCTAGCTGTGACTGACTCTCCTGCCTCCACAGGTACAACGCAACTCAAATTTTCACGCCGTCAGGGCGAAGAAACCGTGATCGAGACGGATGCATTGGAAGAGATTGACTTCTCAACATGTTTCACCCGCTCCGAGCGTTTTTTCTCACTCTGCAAAGGCTTTTTCCTGTCCGGCGATCAGCCAGAGCACACTCCCGATTCTCAGCCAGAGGACGAAGAACCCATGAACCAAGAGCAGTTCAGCCAAATGATGGGTGCGATTAACAATATCGGCACCAAACAAGGTGAACTGGAAGAGAAGTTCAACACACTCTCTACCCAGCAAACGCCAGCGGCAGATCCAGAAGGCGATGATACGCCGGAAGGAAAAACCTCTGGCGAACAGACTTCAGGCCTGACGCCGGAGCAATTCAGCCAACTGACCGACAAACTGGATGGCATTGCCACCAAACAAGGTGAGCTGGAAAACAAATTTAACCAACTGAGCAACACCGGCCCGGATGGGCAGGGACCGGAAGACACCGGCGCCAGTAACAAAATGGAGGTGTTTTAA
- a CDS encoding DUF4760 domain-containing protein: protein MESLISQLIRLWDNYPVFYVAFSALVVAVLNLQASSRTSKVKNSLDFETSYKHKDHIKKVSDDVLKILKSTASNTELTEKLFKIAILEGREDETGNADYLNINDFLNEWERCANGIYYGVYDEKFLYGTYASTVTVAVTKLLPFILIRQSGVRERVYIKICWLALRWHIQREKEKGTICHPKLLRAYDALSIHHHRIYSKSYMHLYYAIAHTITRQPTPKYLLLEARTSLIEYVLEHNKPKSKT from the coding sequence TTGGAATCTCTGATTTCACAACTCATACGGCTGTGGGATAACTATCCTGTATTCTACGTAGCCTTCTCAGCTTTGGTAGTTGCAGTTCTCAACCTCCAAGCGAGCAGTAGAACGTCCAAAGTGAAAAATTCTCTGGATTTTGAAACATCATATAAGCATAAGGACCATATAAAAAAGGTTTCTGATGATGTATTAAAAATTTTAAAGAGTACGGCGTCAAATACCGAGCTCACAGAGAAACTTTTCAAAATCGCTATCTTAGAAGGCCGAGAAGACGAGACCGGAAATGCAGACTACCTCAATATCAACGATTTCCTCAATGAATGGGAACGTTGTGCGAACGGTATTTACTATGGGGTATATGATGAAAAGTTCCTGTATGGAACATACGCTAGCACTGTAACTGTAGCAGTCACCAAACTTCTACCTTTCATACTGATCAGGCAAAGTGGCGTTAGAGAACGCGTTTACATAAAGATCTGCTGGCTAGCCTTAAGATGGCATATTCAGAGAGAGAAAGAAAAAGGAACAATCTGCCATCCCAAACTATTAAGAGCATATGACGCCCTTTCGATTCACCATCACCGTATCTACAGCAAGAGTTATATGCATCTTTACTATGCAATCGCCCATACGATAACTAGACAACCAACTCCCAAATACTTGCTACTAGAGGCGAGAACATCATTGATTGAGTACGTACTTGAACACAATAAACCTAAATCTAAAACCTGA
- a CDS encoding phage portal protein has product MTEQLVHTDTAQTSGNSSVYSFDPNPEPVDNSSWMTRYCELVYNDSDDYWEPPISLRGLADIANANGYHGSLLKARANYVAGRFTGGGNLPMYQMNNACWDYFGLGMAAFVKIRNYLKQVIGLAPLPMVHMRKRRNGDFVQLLPEYKQKTFKAKDVIFIPQYDPQQQVYGLPDYLGSIQSSLLNRDATLFRRRYYLNGAHMGFIFYATDPNLSEEDEEALKNKIASSKGIGNFRSMFVNIPNGKEKGIQLIPVGDIATKDEFERIKNITAQDIFVGHRFPAGMGGMIPQTGSTIPDPLKVSQVYDRYEVIPVCKRIADAVNSDPEIPRSLQLQFDLTITHGPN; this is encoded by the coding sequence ATGACCGAACAACTGGTACACACCGACACCGCGCAGACTTCCGGCAACTCATCCGTTTACAGCTTCGACCCCAATCCGGAGCCGGTTGATAACAGCAGCTGGATGACGCGCTATTGTGAGCTGGTTTACAACGACTCTGACGATTACTGGGAGCCACCCATTTCACTCAGAGGACTGGCCGATATTGCCAACGCCAACGGGTACCACGGTTCATTACTCAAGGCCCGCGCCAACTACGTAGCCGGGCGCTTTACCGGCGGCGGTAACCTGCCGATGTATCAGATGAATAATGCCTGCTGGGATTACTTTGGCCTGGGGATGGCAGCGTTTGTGAAAATCCGCAACTACCTGAAGCAAGTGATTGGCCTGGCCCCGCTGCCCATGGTGCACATGCGAAAGCGCAGGAACGGCGATTTTGTGCAGTTGCTTCCGGAGTACAAGCAGAAAACATTCAAAGCCAAAGACGTGATTTTTATTCCCCAGTATGACCCGCAGCAACAGGTGTATGGCCTGCCCGATTACCTGGGCAGCATTCAAAGCAGTTTACTGAACCGCGATGCCACCCTGTTCCGCCGCCGTTACTACCTGAACGGCGCCCACATGGGTTTCATCTTTTACGCGACGGACCCGAACCTGAGTGAAGAAGATGAAGAAGCACTCAAGAACAAGATCGCCAGCTCGAAAGGCATTGGTAACTTTCGCAGCATGTTTGTGAATATCCCGAACGGGAAAGAGAAAGGTATTCAGCTGATCCCGGTGGGCGACATCGCCACCAAGGATGAGTTTGAGCGCATCAAGAATATCACGGCTCAGGATATCTTTGTCGGCCACCGCTTCCCGGCTGGCATGGGCGGCATGATTCCACAAACCGGATCAACGATTCCTGACCCACTGAAAGTGAGCCAGGTATATGACCGTTATGAAGTGATTCCGGTATGCAAACGGATTGCGGATGCGGTGAATAGTGACCCGGAGATTCCACGTTCGTTGCAGTTGCAGTTTGATTTAACAATCACCCACGGGCCAAATTAG
- a CDS encoding terminase ATPase subunit family protein: MAYSPELRQAARALYLKAWTPREIAAELNLNSERIIYYWADKFGWRDMLREQTVDEAISNRIQTLLELENPTKGQLDMLDRLVEHHVKLKKFRASNPPPAPQDSDQQAEPTGKQKASPSKQADPAGQRSGPSKAKRGKKVKNDVSELTEEHFKLWHDSLFDYQIVMRNNLHQRIRNILKSRQIGATYYFAGEALEQAILTGDNQIFLSASRAQAEVFRRYIVALAKEFLDLELSGNPMTLSNGAELHFLSTNGKTAQSYHGHVYVDEYFWIGKFDELNKVASAMATHKKWRKTYFSTPSSKMHAAYPFWTGDKWRGDKTTRKNIEFPTFDELRDGGRLCPDRQWRYVVTIEDAAAGGCDLFDIEELREEYSEHDFNNLFMCIFVDGASSIFEFNKVQKCMVDAGIWQDFKASAKRPFGSREVWLGYDPSRTRDNAVLMVVAPPIVAAEKFRVLEKHTWRGLSFQHQASEIDKVFERFNVTYLGIDITGIGAGVYDLLSNKHPRETVAIHYSNENKNRLVMKMIDVIDGQRLQFDAGMKETAMSFMAIKRTSTNSGNMMTFKADRSELVGHADDFWALSHALINEPLDHTTKRKSRWAFTGDQGKLAA; encoded by the coding sequence ATGGCATACTCTCCTGAACTCAGACAAGCCGCCCGAGCGCTTTATTTAAAAGCCTGGACGCCACGCGAAATCGCTGCCGAACTGAACCTGAACAGTGAACGAATCATCTATTACTGGGCAGATAAGTTCGGCTGGCGCGATATGCTGCGTGAACAAACCGTCGATGAGGCGATATCGAATCGTATCCAGACCTTGCTCGAGTTGGAGAACCCAACCAAAGGCCAGTTGGATATGCTCGATCGTCTGGTCGAACACCACGTTAAACTGAAGAAATTCCGCGCCAGCAACCCGCCGCCGGCACCACAAGACAGTGATCAACAAGCGGAGCCAACGGGGAAACAAAAAGCCTCACCGAGTAAACAAGCAGACCCAGCCGGCCAACGCTCTGGCCCGAGCAAAGCCAAGCGCGGCAAAAAGGTGAAGAACGACGTCAGCGAACTGACCGAAGAACACTTTAAGCTCTGGCACGACTCGCTGTTTGACTATCAAATCGTGATGCGCAATAACCTGCATCAGCGTATCCGAAACATCCTCAAATCACGCCAGATTGGCGCGACCTACTACTTTGCCGGCGAAGCGTTAGAGCAAGCGATTCTGACTGGCGACAACCAGATATTCCTCTCTGCCTCACGGGCGCAGGCCGAAGTGTTCCGCCGTTACATTGTTGCGCTCGCCAAAGAGTTTTTGGATTTGGAGCTTTCCGGTAACCCGATGACACTCTCCAACGGGGCCGAACTGCACTTTCTCTCGACCAACGGTAAAACCGCGCAGAGTTACCACGGCCATGTGTATGTGGATGAGTATTTCTGGATCGGCAAGTTTGACGAGCTGAACAAAGTCGCCTCAGCGATGGCTACGCATAAGAAGTGGCGCAAAACCTACTTCTCCACACCATCATCCAAAATGCACGCGGCCTACCCCTTCTGGACCGGGGATAAATGGCGCGGCGATAAAACCACCCGTAAGAACATCGAGTTCCCGACTTTTGATGAGCTGCGCGACGGCGGCCGCTTGTGTCCGGACCGACAATGGCGCTATGTGGTTACGATTGAAGATGCCGCCGCCGGTGGCTGTGACCTGTTCGACATCGAGGAGCTGCGCGAAGAATACAGCGAGCATGACTTCAACAACCTGTTCATGTGTATTTTCGTCGACGGTGCCAGCTCGATATTCGAGTTCAACAAAGTGCAGAAATGCATGGTGGATGCGGGGATCTGGCAGGACTTCAAAGCCAGCGCGAAGCGTCCTTTTGGTAGCCGTGAAGTGTGGCTGGGTTATGACCCGTCACGCACCCGCGACAATGCGGTGCTGATGGTGGTCGCGCCACCGATTGTCGCAGCAGAAAAATTCCGGGTACTCGAGAAACACACCTGGCGCGGACTCAGCTTTCAGCACCAGGCGAGCGAAATCGATAAGGTATTTGAGCGCTTCAATGTCACTTACCTGGGGATAGACATCACCGGTATTGGTGCCGGGGTGTATGACCTGCTCAGCAACAAGCACCCGCGGGAAACCGTGGCGATCCACTATTCCAACGAGAACAAAAACCGCCTGGTGATGAAGATGATTGATGTCATTGACGGCCAGCGCCTGCAGTTTGATGCCGGCATGAAAGAAACCGCGATGTCGTTCATGGCCATCAAACGCACGTCGACCAACAGCGGCAACATGATGACGTTCAAAGCTGACCGCAGCGAGCTGGTCGGCCACGCCGATGATTTCTGGGCACTGTCACACGCACTCATCAATGAACCATTGGATCACACCACCAAACGCAAATCGCGCTGGGCATTCACCGGCGACCAAGGGAAATTAGCAGCATGA
- a CDS encoding phage major capsid protein, P2 family, with translation MLNAVSTQYLQEFTSAVVESASAAAGSKMFNITPVMETKLRQAIMESDSFLGMISLQLVSQIKGQVIDVGGDGLATGRGDGKRFLADVNQEGNTYELTKTDSGAKILWELMTQWANSGSKDEWLKLMKASISRRFALDMLRIGFNGTSIAAVTDPVANPLGQDVNKGWLTVVKEKKPAQVLAAASLDATGATEDSYKNLDSLVQDLINTTIAPEHRNDPDLVVLVGHDLVAAEQHRLLESATVPTEHKAAQALAKTIAGRKAYTPSFFKGNQIWVTTPKNLQILTQEGTQWRRQVNDEDELCYKQNHIRMEGYAVGNMKKFAAIEAVTVVEPAAA, from the coding sequence ATGTTAAACGCCGTCTCTACGCAGTACTTACAGGAATTCACTTCCGCCGTTGTTGAAAGCGCCAGCGCAGCTGCCGGCTCTAAGATGTTCAACATCACGCCGGTGATGGAAACCAAACTTCGCCAGGCGATCATGGAATCGGATTCGTTCCTTGGCATGATTTCGCTGCAGTTGGTTTCTCAAATCAAAGGCCAGGTCATCGATGTTGGCGGTGATGGTCTGGCGACCGGTCGCGGCGATGGCAAACGCTTCCTGGCGGATGTGAACCAGGAAGGGAACACCTACGAGCTGACCAAAACCGATTCCGGCGCCAAAATCCTTTGGGAACTGATGACGCAATGGGCAAATTCTGGTTCGAAAGATGAGTGGCTCAAGTTGATGAAAGCCTCGATTTCGCGTCGCTTTGCACTGGATATGCTGCGTATCGGATTCAACGGTACCTCGATTGCGGCTGTTACCGATCCCGTCGCGAATCCGCTTGGTCAGGACGTCAATAAAGGCTGGCTGACCGTCGTTAAAGAGAAGAAACCGGCCCAGGTTCTGGCTGCAGCGTCACTGGATGCGACCGGCGCCACGGAAGATTCCTACAAGAACCTCGATTCCCTGGTGCAGGACCTGATCAATACCACCATCGCCCCAGAGCACCGCAACGACCCTGATCTAGTTGTGTTGGTGGGTCATGACCTGGTGGCCGCTGAGCAGCACCGCTTACTGGAATCGGCAACGGTACCCACTGAGCACAAAGCCGCGCAGGCACTGGCGAAAACCATCGCGGGTCGCAAGGCCTACACACCTTCGTTCTTCAAAGGTAACCAAATCTGGGTCACCACGCCGAAGAACCTGCAGATCCTGACTCAGGAAGGCACGCAGTGGCGCCGCCAGGTGAACGATGAAGATGAGCTTTGCTACAAGCAAAACCATATTCGTATGGAAGGCTACGCCGTCGGCAACATGAAAAAGTTTGCCGCCATTGAAGCGGTGACCGTTGTTGAACCAGCGGCAGCGTAA